CAGTCCGCCACGTCTTCGCGTGGCGGACTGTTCACTTCATGGCGGGATGGGCGTGGCGCGACCAGTCCGCCAGCCACTACGCCAGGAGGTGGACACCGCGCCACGAGAAAGCCTGGCGCGGTGACCACGTCCTGGCGCGGTGACCACCTCCTGGCGCGGTGCGCATCACCCGGCGGCGTGCGCGCGACGCGGGGCAGCCCCCAGGAGGCGCGGGTCGCCACCCGACGCGGGTCGCGCCCGACGGCGCGCGGGTCGCGGATCGCGGGTTCTGCCCGACGGCGCACGGGTCGCGGATCGCGGGTCGTGCCCGACGGTGCGCGGCGGGGCGCGTCAGCCGCGGAGCGCGCCGGCGACCCGGTCCCACCAGGCGGCCGACGCCGTGCGGGTCCCGTCGAGACGCTCGGCCCACGCCGAGCGCACGGCGTCGCGTCCGGACCACGCCGCCAGCGCGACCGCGTCGGCCTCGCCCGCGAGCAGCTGCGCGGCCGAGACGACGCTCGTCTGCCCGAAGTTGCCGAGCGCCCCGGTCAGCTTGATCGTCGTGTAGTCGTCGACCGCGAGCCCGACCGTCGGCACGCCGCCCGCGACGGCGAACACGGCCGGGTGGTAGCGGCTGGTCAGGTGCAGTGCCGCCCCGCGGGCGAAGCGGGCCGCCGCGGGGGAGTCGGTCGTGGGTTCGACCCGCGCGGGCACGGTCAGCCGGTCGAGGACGGCCCGGTGCAGCAGCGAGTCGCCGCGCTCCTCCGTCGGGTCGAGCGACGCCCAGTGCGCGAGGAAGACGACCTCGAGTCCCGCCTCGTCCGCCACCCGATCGAGCAGTCGGGCGACGGCGGTGGCGAACGCCGCGCGGTCGGCGTCGCCCACGTGCGCGGACAGGCTGACGGCGAGGTACGGCGCCTGCGCGCCGGCCGCACCCACGGCGCCGGCGACACCCGAGGCGTCGGCGACACCCCCGGCAGGAGGCGCGGCGTCGAACCCGAGGAAGCTCGCGTCGTCCACCGTCCCCACGGTCTTCGCGGGGTCGACGCCGAGCGTCCGCACCAGCTCGAGCGACGCGCCCTCGCGCAGCCCGACGAGCGAGGCGGCGTCGAGCAGCTCGGTGACGAGCTCGCGGTCCTCGCCCTCGAGCACCGGTCCGATGGTCTGTCCGCTGACGACGAGCGGCTTGTCGAACCGTCGGGCGACGAGCCCGAGCGTGTTCCGCTCGTAGACGTGCATCGGCCAGAGCGAGGCCATGTTGCCGCCGCCGGCGACGAGCACGCCGTCGGCCTCGCGGACGGCCTCGACGACCTGCCAGGCCGGGTCGTCCTGCGGGAGGTGACCCGCGCCTCCGTCGATCGCCGACAGCACGCGGGCGCGACGCTCGCGCTGGCCGAGCCGGCCGCCGGTGGTCGCGGGGTGGAAGCCGATCGCGGGGACGGCGTCGACGCCGTACCGCTCGGCGGTCTCGGCCGGGTTCGACGAGACGCCGGTGATCGTGGCACCGCGGGCGCGCAGCTGCACGGTCGCCTCGTGGAACATCGCCTCGTCGCCGATGTGGACCATGCCGTCGAGCACGCCGACGTCTCCGATGGTGACGATTCGCACGGGTGGGACCTCTCGCTGCGGGACTCGGCAGCGGGATCGATGCCGCCCACGACGGTACCGGACCCCCGCGGCACCGAGCACACCGGCCCCGCACCGGCCCCGCACCGGCCGGTCACCGGGCGGCGATAGGCTCCACCAGGCCCGGGGCTCCCGGGTCGCCCCGGTGCGCCGCGCGCCGGGCACCGCACCGCCACCCCGCCACACCCGAGAGGCACCGCCATGGGCATCCAGACCTCGCTCGACGCGATCCACGAGGCCGACCGCCTGGTCGACTCGATGCGCCTCGCCGACGACCTCGCGCTCGACGCCGCGCGCACCGGCGGGGCCCGGACGATCCGCGTGCTGCGCGGTGCCCTCGGCAGCGACGACCAGCTCGTCGCCATCGCGGCGACGAACGCCCTCGCGCAGGTCTTCGACGAGCAGGCCGACGTCGTGCTGAGCGACCTGCTGTCGAGCGACCGCACTTTCCTCCGTGAGCACGCCGCCTCGGCGCTCAGCCAGCGGCTGCCCCGCTACGACACCGTCGGTCGGCTGATCGGGCTCGTCGTCGCCGGAGGCTTCACCGGCATGGTCGCCCAGCGCACGCTCGAGCAGTGGTCGTCGGCCGCCCCCGCCGTGGTCGGGGTCGCCCTCGAGGGTGCCCTGATCGGCGTGCACGAGCCCGACGCCCGGTACCGCCTGGTCGAGACGCTGGGCCTCGTGCGGGCCCGGATCGCCTCGCGCCCGCTGCTCACGATCGCCCGCGACCGGGGCGAGGACGAGCACGTCCGCGTCGCCGCCGTCTCGGCCCTCGGCCAGCGTCGCGGCGACCAGGCCGTCGCCGCCGTCGTGCACGAGCTCGCCCGCCATGACGGCTACCTCGGCGACGTCGCGCGCCTCTCGGCGATCGACCTCTCGGCCCCCGACGAGGTGCCCGACGGTGACCGCGTGCGCGACCGCGGACTCGACGACGGACCCGACGGCGACCACCCGGCCGGGCGCGACGGCCTCACGATCGCTCAGCTCTTCCTGCACGCCGACATCGACGCCGGCCTCACCCACGCCGGCAGCGGCGACAACGGAGGCATCGCGACACTCCTCGTCCGGCTCGGCGACGCGCTCGCCGCGGGCGGCGTGCTCCCTGCAGGAGGCGCGGCGCACGTCCTCGACGACCCCCGCGTCGCCCGCGTCGTCACCCTGTCGCGCGGGTCGGCGGACGCGGCGGTCGCGAGCGTCCACGACCTGGCGACCCGCGCCTCCGGACACGTCTACGGGCGCGTGCCGCTGCTCAGCGACCCCGTCTCGTCGGCGACCGCGTGGCCGCTGCGCGTCGCGGCCCGGCGCGGCATCCGGCGGGTGCTGCGCGCCGCGGGCGGCGTCGACCTGCTGCACCTGCGGATGGCCGACGTGGGCAGCCTCGCGGCGGCCGACGTCGCCCGCGAGCTCGACATCCCCGTCGTGTTCACGGTCGCCCCCGACCCGCACGCCGTCATCCAGTCGCTCGACCTGTCGGGTGCGCTGACCCGCGAGACGTTCGGCGACGTCGACGAGGTCGAGCACTTCTGGTTCCGCACGCGGCTCGTGCAGCAGCTCGCCTCGAACGCGTCGCACACCGTGCTGTTCCCCCGGCCCGAGCTCGAACGCGACATGCGCGAGCTGGTCGGCATCGACGTCACCTCGCACCCCGAGCGCCACACGATCGTGCCCGAGGGCATAGACCTCGACGTGGTCGACCGCTCGGTCGCCGAGGCCGCCGAGCACGCCGCGGGCCTGCCCGCGACCCCGCCGCTCGCCGAGCTGCGCGCCCTGCTCGAGACCCTGCCGCCCGAGCGCCGCGGCCTGCCGCTGCTGGTCAGCGTCGGACGCCTGCACCGGGTCAAGGGCATGGCGACGATCGTCGAGGCGTGGGCCGCCGACGGGGCCGGTGCCGACGGGGCCGGTGCCGACGCGGCCGGTGCCGACGGGGTGTCGCTGCGCGACCGCGCGAACCTGCTGCTGATCGGCGGCGACCTCGAGCACCCGAGCGCCGACGAGCGCGAGCAGCTCGACCTGATCGACGCGATCGTCCCCGCGGACCGGCACCGCGCCTCCGGACTGCTGCTGCCCGGCCACCGGCCGAACGACACGGTCGCCCGCTGGGTCGCCGCGGCCCGCTTCGGGCTGCCCGGGCTCGCGGCGCCGTGCGGCGTCTACGTCTGCGGCAGCCTGAAAGAGGAGTTCGGCATCGCCCTGCTCGAGGCGATGGGCTCGGGCCTGCTCGTCGTCGCGCCGCAGGGCGGCGGACCCTCGACCTACGTCCGCCAGGGCGACACCGGCTGGCTCACCCGCACGTGGGACGTCGACGCCCTGCGCCAGGCGATGGGCGAGGCGCTCACCGCGGCCTCGATCGAGACCACGGAGGCGCGCGCGGCCCGGTCACGCGACACCGTCGAGCGGTCCTTCACGATCCAGGCCATGGCGCGGTCGCTGTCGGGCGTCTACGACACGGTGCACCACGACGAACTCGAACAGCGCGAGTGGAGCGTGAGCGCACGATGACCCTGCTCGTCATCAGCCCGGACTACGCGTCGCACCTGCTGCCGCTCGCGACCCTGGCCACCGAGTGGCGCGACCGGGGCGAGCGCGTCGTCGTCGCGACCGGCCCGGCGACCGCCGCCATCGTCGAGTCGTTCGGCTTCGAGCGCGTGCACCTGCAGCTCGGGCGCGGCTCGAACCCCGGGGTGATCCGCGCCGAGGAGCAGGTGGCCGAAGAGGACGCCTCGCTGCGCGGCTTCTTCGACGCCACCCGGCTCGGCATGGTCGAGACGCTCTCGTACCAGGCGCGCGAACGTCTCACCGACCTGATGTGGCAGCCGGTCGCGACGGCCCGGGCCGTGCTCGACGTGGTCGCTGCCGTGCAGCCCGACCAGATCGTCGTGGACCACCTCGCGTTCAGCGCCCGGCTCGCGCTCGTGGCCGGCGGCGTGCCGTTCGCCGACGTCGTGCTCGGGCACCCGACCGCGCTGCCCGTGGGCGACGAGGTCTACGGGTGCCCGCCCGAGTGGCCCGCGGCGTTCGGCGGTGCCGGTGCTGCACGGCCCGTCGGCGATGCAGGACGCACCACCGATGTGGTGTCGAACC
This genomic interval from Frigoribacterium sp. Leaf415 contains the following:
- a CDS encoding polysaccharide pyruvyl transferase family protein, coding for MRIVTIGDVGVLDGMVHIGDEAMFHEATVQLRARGATITGVSSNPAETAERYGVDAVPAIGFHPATTGGRLGQRERRARVLSAIDGGAGHLPQDDPAWQVVEAVREADGVLVAGGGNMASLWPMHVYERNTLGLVARRFDKPLVVSGQTIGPVLEGEDRELVTELLDAASLVGLREGASLELVRTLGVDPAKTVGTVDDASFLGFDAAPPAGGVADASGVAGAVGAAGAQAPYLAVSLSAHVGDADRAAFATAVARLLDRVADEAGLEVVFLAHWASLDPTEERGDSLLHRAVLDRLTVPARVEPTTDSPAAARFARGAALHLTSRYHPAVFAVAGGVPTVGLAVDDYTTIKLTGALGNFGQTSVVSAAQLLAGEADAVALAAWSGRDAVRSAWAERLDGTRTASAAWWDRVAGALRG
- a CDS encoding glycosyltransferase; translation: MGIQTSLDAIHEADRLVDSMRLADDLALDAARTGGARTIRVLRGALGSDDQLVAIAATNALAQVFDEQADVVLSDLLSSDRTFLREHAASALSQRLPRYDTVGRLIGLVVAGGFTGMVAQRTLEQWSSAAPAVVGVALEGALIGVHEPDARYRLVETLGLVRARIASRPLLTIARDRGEDEHVRVAAVSALGQRRGDQAVAAVVHELARHDGYLGDVARLSAIDLSAPDEVPDGDRVRDRGLDDGPDGDHPAGRDGLTIAQLFLHADIDAGLTHAGSGDNGGIATLLVRLGDALAAGGVLPAGGAAHVLDDPRVARVVTLSRGSADAAVASVHDLATRASGHVYGRVPLLSDPVSSATAWPLRVAARRGIRRVLRAAGGVDLLHLRMADVGSLAAADVARELDIPVVFTVAPDPHAVIQSLDLSGALTRETFGDVDEVEHFWFRTRLVQQLASNASHTVLFPRPELERDMRELVGIDVTSHPERHTIVPEGIDLDVVDRSVAEAAEHAAGLPATPPLAELRALLETLPPERRGLPLLVSVGRLHRVKGMATIVEAWAADGAGADGAGADAAGADGVSLRDRANLLLIGGDLEHPSADEREQLDLIDAIVPADRHRASGLLLPGHRPNDTVARWVAAARFGLPGLAAPCGVYVCGSLKEEFGIALLEAMGSGLLVVAPQGGGPSTYVRQGDTGWLTRTWDVDALRQAMGEALTAASIETTEARAARSRDTVERSFTIQAMARSLSGVYDTVHHDELEQREWSVSAR